In the genome of Poecile atricapillus isolate bPoeAtr1 chromosome 30, bPoeAtr1.hap1, whole genome shotgun sequence, one region contains:
- the LOC131589802 gene encoding neuroblast differentiation-associated protein AHNAK-like translates to MTRVHLEVSRAHLDMSELPRSHLEVPRTHLEVPRTHLEMPRSHLKVPRTHLEVPRTHLEVPRSHLEVPSAHLEVPSAHLEVPRTHLEVPRIHLEVSRTHLDRSEMPNTHLETTQVPRTHLEVPRTHLEVPRSHLEVPRTHLEVPSAHLEVPRSHLEVPRTHLEVPSAHLEVPRTHLEVPSAHLEVPRTHLEVSKIHLEVPRAHLELPRAHLDMSEMPRAHLETVEVTNVLLVTPELLRTHLEVPRTHLEVPRSHLEVPRTHLEEPRTHLEEPRTHLEVPSAHLEVSRTHLEVSRSHLEVSKIHLEVSRAHLDMSELPRTHLEVPRTHLEVPRTHLELPRTHLEVPRTHLETPKCRGRGPAHLGPWVGGAWGHLGAQYGTSNPQYGTSIAQYGTSNPQYDTSNPQYGTSIAQYGTSMAPVFPV, encoded by the exons ATGACCAGAGTCcacctggaggtgtccagggccCACCTGGACATGTCAGAGCTGCCCAGGTCTCACCTGGAGGTGCCCAGAACCCACCTGGAGGTGCCCAGAACCCACCTGGAGATGCCCAGGTCTCACCTGAAGGTGCCCAGAACCCACCTGGAGGTGCCCAGAACCCACCTGGAGGTGCCCAGGTCTCACCTGGAGGTGCCCAGCGCCCACCTGGAGGTGCCCAGCGCCCACCTGGAGGTGCCCAGGACCCACCTGGAGGTGCCCAGGATTCATCTGGAGGTGTCCAGGACCCACCTGGACAGGTCAGAGATGCCCAACACCCATCTGGAGACCACACAGGTGCCCAGGACCCACTTGGAGGTGCCCAGAACCCACCTGGAGGTGCCCAGGTCTCACCTGGAGGTGCCCAGGACCCACCTGGAGGTGCCCAGTGCCCACCTGGAGGTGCCCAGGTCTCACCTGGAGGTGCCCAGGACCCACCTGGAGGTGCCCAGTGCCCACCTGGAGGTGCCCAGGACCCACCTGGAGGTGCCCAGTGCCCACCTGGAGGTGCCCAGGACCcacctggaggtgtccaagatCCATCTGGAG GTGCCCAGGGCccacctggagctgcccagggctcaCCTGGACATGTCAGAGATGCCCAGGGCCCACCTGGAGACCGTGGAGGTGACCAATGTCCTCCTGGTGAcaccagagctgctcaggaCCCACCTGGAGGTGCCCAGGACTCACCTGGAGGTGCCCAGGTCTCACCTGGAGGTGCCCAGGACCCACCTGGAGGAGCCCAGGACCCACCTGGAGGAGCCCAGGACCCACCTGGAGGTGCCCAGTGCCcacctggaggtgtccaggacccacctggaggtgtccaggtctcacctggaggtgtccaagatccatctggaggtgtccagggccCACCTGGACATGTCAGAG CTGCCCAGAACCCACCTGGAGGTGCCCAGGACCCACCTGGAGGTGCCCAGGACccacctggagctgcccagaACCCACCTGGAGGTGCCCAGGACCCACCTGGAGACCCCCAAGTGCCGGGGGAGGGGACCTGCACACCTGGGACCATGGGTGGGcggggcctggggacacctggggg CCCAGTATGGcaccagtaacccccagtatGGCACCAGTATAGCCCAGTATGGcaccagtaacccccagtatgacaccagtaacccccagtatGGCACCAGTATAGCCCAGTATGGCACCAGTATGGcaccagtgttcccagtatga
- the LOC131589866 gene encoding zinc finger protein 628-like, translating to MAGAAPPAGAPEHPFTCRECGKSFRWSSRLAHHLRSHTGERPYKCPECPKAFKGSSALLYHLRGHTGERPYTCSTCGKSFKRSSLLQTHLRVHTGLRAFRCAQCGLTFKWASHYQYHLRQHSGERPYRCPTCPKAFKNSSSLRRHRHTHTGERPHTCGTCGKGFAQAANLRQHLRVHTGERPYTCGTCGKSFTHSSNLHLHRRTHGPAPQCPACAAPSRTCPRRHLRDPDPAAAAAAAAASPEPLWRPLGVTCAEQEEPAAPPQRCLTCGKSFKNGSGLARHLPGHERLRCAAAAPRAAPLPGEAAAAAAAPPERPYRCGECGKAFKGSSGLRYHLRDHTGERPYTCATCGKSFKRSSLLQTHLRVHTGLRAFRCAQCGLTFKWASHYQYHLRQHSGERPYRCPTCPKAFKNSSSLRRHRHTHTGERPHTCGTCGKGFAQAANLRQHLRVHTGERPYTCGTCGKSFTHSSNLHLHRRTHSAARPFRCPACPKAFAVAAYLRRHLRTHGRAPAAEADASPAPAAAYLVLPAPQGLRILPGGPAQRKVLLLAGPAPAHLAQVGRGGRGWQSVLVLPGGGREGTGTGVRLQVAEVTAVTGVAAVTGVTGVTGVTGVTGVTGVTGVTGVTGVTGVSGVTGVSGVTGVTGVSGVTGVGVTGVSGVTGVGVTGVSGVTGVTGVTGVTGVSGVSGVSGVTGVTGVSGVTGVTGVTGVTGVSGVSGVTGLQLQVLPVPSDITNVQLQVLPAPPEVPNVHLQATEVPNVHLQATKVPNVHLQATKVPSVHLQATEVPNVHLQATEVPNVHLQALPLTSGVTNVQLQVLPPPSGGTSVQLQATEVTNVHLQATEVTNVQLQVLPPPPEVTGVHLQATEMTSIHLEPVEEVPSVHLETVEEVPSVHLEPVEEVPSVHLEPVEVADVHLEKSELPSVHLETMEEVPSAHLEMSEVPSDHLEVTNVHLETSEVPSDHLEVSSTHLDTLEMTDVHLEVPGAHLEPCEVTDVHLEVPGLHLDTSKVPGGHLEPTEVHLDPP from the exons ATGGCGGGCGCGGCGCCCCCCGCAGGCGCCCCCGAGCACCCCTTCACCTGCCGGGAATGCGGCAAATCCTTCCGCTGGTCCTCGCGCCTGGCGCATCACCTGCGCAGCCACACAGGTGAGCGCCCCTACAAATGCCCCGAGTGCCCCAAAGCCTTCAAGGGCTCCTCCGCCCTCCTCTACCACCTGCGGGGCCACACAGGTGAGCGGCCCTACACCTGCTCCACCTGCGGCAAGAGCTTCAAGCGCTCCTCGCTGCTGCAGACTCACCTGCGCGTGCACACGGGGCTGCGCGCCTTCAGGTGCGCCCAGTGCGGCCTCACCTTCAAGTGGGCGTCGCATTACCAGTACCACCTGCGGCAGCACTCAGGTGAGCGGCCCTACCGCTGCCCCACCTGCCCCAAGGCCTTCAAGAACTCGTCCAGCCTGCGGCGGCACCGCCACACCCACACGGGCGAGCGGCCGCACACCTGCGGCACCTGCGGGAAGGGCTTCGCGCAGGCGGCCAACCTGCGGCAGCACCTGCGGGTGCACACGGGGGAGCGGCCCTACACCTGCGGCACCTGCGGCAAGAGCTTCACGCACTCCTCCAACCTGCACCTGCACCGGCGCACGCACGGCCCCGCCCCGCAGTGCCCCGCCTGCGCCGCGCCCTCGCGCACCTGCCCGCGGCGGCACCTGCGGGACCCCgaccccgccgccgccgccgccgccgccgccgcctcacctGAGCCGCTCTGGAGGCCGCTGGGGGTCACCTGCGCCGAGCAGGAGGAGCCGGCGGCCCCGCCCCAGCGCTGCCTCACCTGCGGCAAGAGCTTCAAGAACGGCTCGGGGCTGGCGCGGCACCTGCCCGGCCACGAGCGGCTCAGGTGCGCGGCCGCCGCCCCCAGAGCCGCGCCCCTGCCAGGTgaggcggccgccgccgccgcggcgcCGCCCGAGCGGCCGTACAGGTGCGGCGAGTGCGGCAAAGCCTTCAAGGGCTCCTCGGGGCTGCGCTACCACCTGCGCGACCACACAGGTGAGCGGCCCTACACCTGCGCCACCTGCGGCAAGAGCTTCAAGCGCTCCTCGCTGCTGCAGACTCACCTGCGCGTGCACACGGGGCTGCGCGCCTTCAGGTGCGCCCAGTGCGGCCTCACCTTCAAGTGGGCGTCGCATTACCAGTACCACCTGCGGCAGCACTCAGGTGAGCGGCCCTACCGCTGCCCCACCTGCCCCAAGGCCTTCAAGAACTCGTCCAGCCTGCGGCGGCACCGCCACACCCACACGGGCGAGCGGCCGCACACCTGCGGCACCTGCGGGAAGGGCTTCGCGCAGGCGGCCAACCTGCGGCAGCACCTGCGGGTGCACACGGGGGAGCGGCCCTACACCTGCGGCACCTGCGGCAAGAGCTTCACGCACTCCTCCAACCTGCACCTGCACCGGCGCACGCACTCGGCGGCGcggcccttccgctgccccgcCTGCCCCAAGGCTTTCGCCGTGGCCGCTTACCTGCGGCGGCACCTGCGCACGCACGGCCGCGCACCCGCGGCCGAGGCCGACGCCTCACCTGCGCCGGCCGCCGCGTACCTGGTGCTGCCGGCGCCGCAGGGGCTGCGGATCCTGCCCGGGGGCCCCGCGCAGCgcaaggtgctgctgctggccggccccgcccccgcgcACCTGGCgcaggtggggaggggagggcgCGGCTGGCAGAGCGTGCTGGTGCTGCccgggggagggagggaggggacggggacaggggtGCGGCTGCAGGTGGCGGAGGTGACAGCGGTGACGGGGGTGGCAGCGgtgacaggggtgacaggggtgacaggggtgacaggggtgacaggtgtgacaggggtgacaggggtgacaggtgtgacaggggTGACAG gtgtgtcaggggtcacaggtgtgtcaggggtgacaggtgtgacaggggTGTCAGGGGTGACAGGTGtaggtgtgacaggtgtgtcag GGGTGACAGGTGtaggtgtgacaggtgtgtcaggtgtcacag gtgtcacaggtgtcacaggtgtcaccggtgtctcaggtgtgtcaggtgtctcaggtgtcacaggtgtcaccggtgtctcag gtgtcacaggtgtcacaggtgtcacaggtgtcaccggtgtctcaggtgtctcaggtgtcacAGGGCTacagctgcaggtgctgccagTGCCCTCGGACATCACCAATGTCCAGCTCCAGGTGTTGCCAGCACCACCTGAGGTCCCCAATGTCCATCTCCAGGCCACCGAGGTCCCCAACGTCCATCTCCAGGCCACCAAGGTCCCCAACGTCCATCTCCAGGCCACCAAGGTCCCCAGTGTCCATCTCCAGGCCACCGAGGTCCCCAACGTCCATCTCCAGGCCACCGAGGTCCCCAACGTCCATCTCCAGGCCCTGCCACTCACCTCAGGTGTCACCAATGTCCAGCTCCAGGTGTTGCCACCACCTTCAGGTGGCACCAGTGTCCAGCTCCAGGCCACCGAGGTGACCAACGTCCATCTCCAGGCCACCGAGGTGACCAATgtccagctccaggtgctgccaCCACCACCTGAGGTGACCGGTGTCCACCTCCAGGCCACCGAGATGACCAGCATCCACCTGGAGCCCGTGGAGGAGGTGCCCAGTGTCCACCTGGAGACCGTGGAGGAGGTGCCCAGTGTCCACCTGGAGCCCGTGGAGGAGGTGCCCAGTGTCCACCTGGAGCCCGTGGAGGTGGCCGATGTCCACCTGGAGAAATCAGAGCTGCCCAGCGTCCACCTGGAGACCATGGAGGAGGTTCCCAGCGCCCACCTGGAGATGTCAGAGGTCCCCTCGGACCACCTGGAGGTGACCAATGTCCACCTGGAGACCTCAGAGGTCCCCTCTGACCACCTGGAGGTGTCCAGCACCCACCTGGACACCTTGGAGATGACCGATGTCCACCTGGAGGTGCCCGGTGCCCACCTGGAGCCCTGTGAGGTGACCGATGTCCACCTGGAGGTGCCCGGTCTGCACCTGGACACATCAAAGGTGCCCGGTGGCCACCTGGAGCCCACAGAGGTGCACCTGGACCCGCCCTAG